In a single window of the Papaver somniferum cultivar HN1 chromosome 8, ASM357369v1, whole genome shotgun sequence genome:
- the LOC113302039 gene encoding putative glycine-rich cell wall structural protein 1: MHMQMEMKPNRAHLILVFLLLLTSASLARNANSGEKKPDLSETALAPSAKTPTGGVAVGVGGSGFGHGRNWNYNWGWGSTPAGGWGYGSGSGTGTGSGSGFGSGGHGAGSGSNTSPGGN, translated from the exons ATGCACATGCAAATGGAAATGAAACCTAACAGAGCTCACCTTATTTTGGTGTTCCTCCTCTTACTAACCTCTGCCTCCTTGGCTCGTAACGCCAACAGTGGTGAAAAGAAACCAGACTTATCAGAGACGGCGTTAGCACCTAGTGCTAAAACACCAACAGGTGGTGTAGCTGTTGGTGTTGGGGGTAGCGGTTTTGGTCATGGTAGAAACTGGAACTACAACTGGGGCTGGGGATCAACTCCTGCAGGTGGATGGGGTTATGGTTCCGGGTCAG GGACTGGAACTGGATCAGGATCAGGGTTTGGCAGTGGAGGTCATGGTGCTGGGAGCGGCTCTAACACTTCTCCTGGAGGCAATTAA